One stretch of Jiangella gansuensis DSM 44835 DNA includes these proteins:
- a CDS encoding alpha/beta fold hydrolase translates to MSVGDAELDVSDEGAGEPVVLVQTALTADELRPLATALREGYRTVLYHRRGYGRSSPDAGPGSIVRAAADCRRLLTALGIERAHVVGVSYSAAVALQVAAGAPHRVRSLVLLEPPPVHVPSGPDFRAANDRLIRIRREHGAAAALDEFLSLVIGSEWRSDVERYVPGAIAQMERDAATFFDTDLPAVLAWSFGPADAARIRCPVLHVGGQRSGPWFAEVREQLLGWFPGAGDVTIAGADHSLAMTHWREVADAVEAFLRRQPRA, encoded by the coding sequence GTGAGCGTGGGCGACGCGGAACTGGACGTGTCCGACGAGGGCGCCGGGGAGCCGGTGGTCCTCGTCCAGACGGCGCTGACGGCCGATGAGTTGCGGCCGCTGGCGACAGCGCTGCGCGAGGGGTACCGGACCGTCCTCTATCACCGCCGCGGCTACGGCAGGTCGAGCCCGGACGCCGGCCCGGGCTCGATCGTCCGCGCCGCCGCCGACTGCCGCCGGCTGCTCACGGCCCTGGGAATCGAACGGGCGCACGTCGTAGGCGTCTCCTACAGCGCCGCGGTCGCGCTGCAGGTGGCGGCCGGCGCACCGCATCGCGTCCGCAGCCTCGTACTGCTCGAACCGCCGCCGGTGCACGTACCCAGCGGACCTGACTTCCGCGCCGCCAACGACCGCCTGATCCGCATCCGCCGCGAGCACGGCGCCGCCGCGGCGCTCGACGAGTTCCTGAGCCTCGTCATCGGCTCGGAGTGGCGGTCCGACGTCGAGCGATACGTGCCAGGTGCGATCGCCCAGATGGAGCGCGACGCCGCCACCTTCTTCGACACCGACCTCCCTGCCGTGCTGGCTTGGTCCTTCGGCCCCGCCGACGCCGCTCGCATCCGCTGCCCTGTGCTCCACGTCGGCGGCCAGCGGAGCGGACCATGGTTCGCCGAGGTCCGTGAGCAGCTCCTCGGCTGGTTCCCAGGCGCGGGCGACGTGACGATCGCCGGCGCCGACCATTCCTTGGCGATGACCCACTGGCGCGAGGTCGCGGACGCCGTCGAGGCGTTTCTGCGCCGGCAGCCGCGGGCGTGA
- a CDS encoding carbohydrate ABC transporter permease, which yields MTADRQASPVRREDRGVRVQRVLLYAGLVAVGLLFVGPLYWLFSSALKEPGDIYQYPPRWLPGWHVENFAEAWRAAPFGDFFKNSVIVTAGGAAIKLLNATLTAYAFVFLRFPYKNLIFLIMLGALMVPNNVTLIVNYITVSNLGWVNTYLGLILPSAGSVFGMFLLRQYMMTLPGDVVEAARVDGAGHLRIMWQVVLPMCKPMLVTVGIIAVVDMWNDFIWPLIVTNTVEMRTLPIGLLYLRTTEGYANWGAIMAGTVMVALPMLILFLFAQRQIARGLTGGAVKG from the coding sequence ATGACCGCGGATCGGCAGGCGTCGCCGGTGAGACGCGAGGACCGCGGCGTACGCGTGCAGCGAGTGCTGCTCTACGCCGGCCTGGTGGCCGTGGGCCTGTTGTTCGTCGGGCCGCTGTACTGGCTGTTCTCCTCCGCGCTCAAGGAGCCCGGCGACATCTACCAGTACCCGCCGCGCTGGCTGCCGGGTTGGCACGTGGAGAACTTCGCCGAGGCCTGGCGGGCGGCACCGTTCGGTGACTTCTTCAAGAACTCGGTGATCGTCACCGCCGGCGGCGCGGCCATCAAGCTGCTCAACGCGACGCTGACGGCCTATGCCTTCGTGTTCCTGCGCTTCCCGTACAAGAACCTGATCTTCCTGATCATGCTCGGCGCGCTGATGGTGCCGAACAACGTCACGTTGATCGTCAACTACATCACGGTGTCGAACCTCGGCTGGGTCAACACCTACCTGGGGCTGATCCTGCCCAGCGCCGGCTCGGTGTTCGGCATGTTCCTGCTGCGCCAGTACATGATGACGCTGCCCGGCGACGTCGTCGAGGCGGCCCGGGTGGACGGTGCCGGGCACCTGCGCATCATGTGGCAGGTCGTGCTGCCGATGTGCAAACCGATGCTGGTGACCGTCGGCATCATCGCCGTCGTCGACATGTGGAACGACTTCATCTGGCCGCTGATCGTCACCAACACCGTCGAGATGCGCACCCTGCCCATCGGCCTGCTCTACTTGCGCACCACCGAGGGCTACGCCAACTGGGGCGCGATCATGGCCGGCACGGTGATGGTCGCCCTCCCGATGCTCATCCTCTTCCTCTTCGCCCAGCGGCAGATCGCCCGTGGGCTGACCGGCGGAGCCGTCAAGGGCTGA
- a CDS encoding carbohydrate ABC transporter permease has product MASQTGSAVVRPPDPAASRDGGQGAGGRGADGPTPRRRSRRRSHNWRRNRKEYLLFLVLIAPNLAIIGTFDYWPVIYNAWLSLTRWNMISGAPRYVGLQNYENLLTSPGFHDVLLNTLFFTAAIVIGSVVMGLALAVLLNQKLRGRGIVRTAAFAPHIVSGAAVATLWLFIFDPAYGLTRVVFEPFGAESPRWVNDADWAMYALIIAYLWKGVGFIAIVYLAGLQNMPEELYEAAKLDGAGAWTIFRRITLPLLSPVTFFVMVVSIIGTFQAYDMIAVLTGGGPGNATTTLSWFIYQEGFQASDAGNAAAGAMLLFVILLVVTGLQTTFVQRRVHYR; this is encoded by the coding sequence GACGCCGCGCCGCCGGTCGCGGCGGCGCAGCCACAACTGGCGCCGCAACCGCAAGGAGTACCTGCTCTTCCTGGTGCTCATCGCGCCCAACCTGGCCATCATCGGCACGTTCGACTACTGGCCGGTCATCTACAACGCGTGGCTGAGCCTCACCCGCTGGAACATGATCTCCGGTGCCCCGCGCTACGTGGGCCTCCAGAACTACGAGAATCTGCTGACCAGCCCGGGCTTCCACGACGTCCTGCTCAACACCCTGTTCTTCACCGCCGCCATCGTGATCGGCAGCGTGGTGATGGGGCTCGCGCTCGCGGTGCTGCTCAACCAGAAGCTGCGCGGCCGGGGCATCGTGCGCACCGCCGCGTTCGCGCCGCACATCGTCAGCGGTGCCGCCGTCGCCACCCTCTGGCTGTTCATCTTCGACCCCGCCTACGGCCTGACCCGCGTGGTCTTCGAACCGTTCGGCGCGGAGTCGCCACGTTGGGTCAACGACGCCGACTGGGCCATGTACGCGCTGATCATCGCGTACCTGTGGAAGGGCGTCGGGTTCATCGCCATCGTCTATCTCGCCGGGCTGCAGAACATGCCGGAGGAACTGTACGAGGCCGCGAAACTCGACGGCGCCGGAGCGTGGACCATCTTCCGGCGCATCACCCTGCCGCTGCTGTCGCCGGTGACGTTCTTCGTCATGGTGGTCTCGATCATCGGCACCTTCCAGGCCTACGACATGATCGCCGTCCTCACCGGCGGCGGGCCCGGCAACGCCACCACGACGCTGTCCTGGTTCATCTACCAGGAGGGCTTCCAGGCATCCGACGCGGGCAACGCCGCCGCCGGCGCGATGCTGCTCTTCGTCATCCTGCTGGTCGTCACCGGCCTGCAGACCACATTCGTCCAGCGCAGGGTGCACTATCGATGA
- a CDS encoding metallophosphoesterase has translation MSRTRRRLLAASVAVLVLPLGMAAPATGSSGSAGSDGSREEFRVLPYLQSPSASGIRVTWFTEDGEPGLLTVRGPGIRGSLTYEVAGELRPELAYTDAERSQLIPGLEQGSWLLGPDNYKHTELIDGLRPGHRYRYTVRQGDSTFEGRFETAPTADDWRHVRLVAMSDSETEPLGRVQKREWAPGTVADGGEARPSADVGSAWDQVHGTTTLSGSRVLRYPLTEDEGLRRNLAAVEQRSPDAVLFAGDLVQGGGYQPGWDEFFRHTAGDSGDLLTSVPILPALGNWESFGAVNGGYGTPDDRTPVVRSRAKFHAYFDGPDNGTPQYRDNYYRIDYGPVTILTLDSNNGEPDDSPAQYAPEDKLTGREYTGPGTDTQSNFTRAEYESAGGTDLSDFGHGSEQWDWVEQELIDARADGRVVLVQFHHAPYSSGEHGLPMNHELTSGQGGTPMRVYHPLFEQYGVAAVLSGHSEMLERSFVDSDGDGVGVHYYDVGVAGDGLRGVRREGASFDSAPLGYNPFSRWTADLDAPERWTSADGVPHLVDGGKHYGHLEINVERVRGDDERSARVTLTPVHLFPVLDDDLSVTRTERRTYDDETVIDIGRDGTPIG, from the coding sequence ATGAGTCGCACGAGGAGAAGGCTGCTGGCCGCGAGCGTGGCGGTGCTCGTCCTACCGCTGGGGATGGCGGCACCGGCCACCGGGTCCTCCGGGTCTGCCGGGTCGGACGGGTCGCGGGAGGAGTTCCGGGTCCTGCCGTACCTGCAGAGCCCCAGCGCCTCGGGGATCCGGGTCACATGGTTCACCGAGGACGGCGAACCCGGGCTGCTGACCGTCCGCGGACCCGGTATCCGGGGGAGCCTCACCTACGAGGTCGCGGGAGAGTTGCGGCCCGAGCTCGCCTACACCGACGCCGAGCGCTCCCAGCTGATCCCCGGCCTGGAACAGGGCAGCTGGCTGCTGGGCCCGGACAACTACAAGCACACCGAGCTGATCGACGGGCTACGGCCCGGCCACCGCTATCGGTACACCGTGCGGCAGGGCGACTCGACGTTCGAGGGCCGCTTCGAGACCGCCCCCACCGCCGACGACTGGCGGCATGTCCGGCTGGTCGCCATGTCGGACTCGGAGACGGAGCCGCTGGGCCGGGTGCAGAAGCGCGAGTGGGCGCCCGGAACTGTTGCCGACGGCGGCGAGGCCAGGCCGTCGGCCGACGTGGGGTCGGCGTGGGACCAGGTCCACGGCACCACCACCCTGTCCGGCTCCCGGGTGCTGCGTTACCCGCTCACCGAGGACGAGGGCCTGCGCCGCAACCTCGCCGCCGTCGAGCAGCGCTCGCCCGATGCCGTCCTGTTCGCCGGCGACCTCGTCCAGGGCGGCGGCTACCAGCCGGGGTGGGACGAGTTCTTCCGGCACACCGCGGGGGACAGCGGCGACCTTCTCACGTCGGTGCCGATCCTCCCCGCACTCGGGAACTGGGAGAGCTTCGGGGCCGTCAACGGCGGGTACGGGACGCCCGACGACCGGACGCCGGTGGTGCGGTCCCGGGCGAAGTTCCACGCCTATTTCGATGGGCCGGACAACGGAACGCCGCAGTACCGGGACAACTACTACCGGATCGACTACGGGCCGGTCACCATCCTGACGCTGGACAGCAACAACGGGGAGCCCGACGACAGTCCCGCGCAGTACGCGCCCGAGGACAAGCTGACCGGGCGCGAGTACACCGGGCCGGGCACCGACACGCAGTCGAACTTCACCCGCGCCGAATACGAAAGTGCTGGCGGCACCGACCTGTCCGACTTCGGTCACGGCAGCGAGCAATGGGACTGGGTCGAGCAGGAACTCATCGACGCCCGCGCCGACGGCCGGGTCGTCCTCGTCCAGTTCCACCATGCCCCCTACAGCTCGGGCGAGCACGGACTGCCCATGAACCACGAGCTCACCTCGGGGCAGGGCGGCACGCCCATGCGGGTGTACCACCCGCTGTTCGAGCAGTACGGTGTCGCCGCCGTGCTCTCCGGGCACAGCGAGATGCTCGAGCGCAGCTTCGTGGACTCCGACGGCGACGGCGTCGGAGTCCACTACTACGACGTCGGCGTGGCCGGTGACGGCCTGCGCGGGGTCCGCCGCGAGGGGGCCTCGTTCGACAGCGCCCCGCTCGGTTACAACCCGTTCAGCCGGTGGACCGCCGACCTGGACGCACCGGAACGGTGGACGTCGGCAGACGGCGTTCCGCACCTGGTCGACGGCGGCAAGCACTACGGCCATCTGGAGATCAACGTGGAGCGGGTCCGCGGCGACGACGAGCGGAGCGCGCGCGTCACGCTCACGCCGGTGCACCTCTTCCCCGTCCTCGACGACGACCTGAGCGTCACCAGGACCGAACGCCGGACCTACGACGACGAGACCGTCATCGACATCGGCCGAGACGGCACACCCATCGGCTGA
- a CDS encoding ArsR/SmtB family transcription factor yields MDEVFKALADPSRRALLDSLNARNGQTLRELCAGLDMARQSVSKHLAVLEDARLVTTRKHGREKHHFLNAEPINAIADRWISRYHRGHAQALADLKTALESPAMTDTAFVYTTYIKTTPEELWRALTDPAFTRRYWGLALETDWTPGAPMTWNHGSVQIADPEQVVLAAEPPNRLSYTWHTFTSEFAAVHGLDPDEVAAWAREQRSKVTFVIEPHGDDTVKLTVTHDDFPPGSAVRDAVSGGWPELVASLKTLLETGEPLPSPA; encoded by the coding sequence ATGGACGAGGTCTTCAAGGCGCTGGCCGATCCGAGCCGCCGCGCCCTGCTGGACAGCCTGAACGCGCGTAACGGGCAGACCCTGCGGGAGCTGTGCGCTGGGCTGGACATGGCCCGGCAGTCGGTCAGCAAGCACCTCGCCGTCCTGGAGGATGCGCGCCTCGTCACCACCCGCAAACACGGCCGCGAGAAGCACCACTTCCTCAACGCCGAACCGATCAACGCCATCGCCGACCGCTGGATCAGCCGATACCACCGCGGACACGCCCAGGCCCTGGCCGATCTCAAGACAGCTCTGGAGTCCCCTGCCATGACCGACACCGCGTTCGTTTACACCACCTACATCAAGACGACCCCCGAGGAGCTCTGGCGAGCCCTCACCGACCCGGCGTTCACCCGCCGCTACTGGGGTCTCGCGCTGGAAACCGACTGGACTCCCGGCGCGCCCATGACCTGGAACCACGGCAGCGTCCAGATCGCCGACCCGGAGCAGGTGGTGCTGGCCGCCGAGCCGCCTAACCGGCTCTCCTACACGTGGCACACGTTCACGTCGGAGTTCGCCGCCGTGCACGGCCTGGACCCGGACGAGGTCGCTGCCTGGGCCCGCGAGCAGCGGTCCAAGGTCACGTTCGTCATCGAGCCGCACGGCGACGACACGGTCAAGCTCACCGTCACACACGACGACTTCCCGCCCGGCAGCGCGGTTCGCGACGCCGTCAGCGGCGGCTGGCCGGAGCTCGTCGCGAGCCTGAAGACGCTACTCGAGACCGGTGAGCCGCTTCCCTCCCCCGCGTGA
- a CDS encoding glycerophosphodiester phosphodiesterase: MIVCAHRGAPAELPENTLASFRLAAAQGADELELDLRLSADGRLVVMHDATVDRTTSGTGEVAALTLEELRALDAGGEPVPSFEEVLDGTDVKLQVEIKAPAAIEPLVDLLATRPDDLERISPCCFHQEVVAELVARFPSAPVGLISSTGSADLVDRALELGASRVLFGWSGTTKELVADAQSRGLEVGVWPVNTAEQFQDAAALGVDGFTTDHPGLMAQLLSP; the protein is encoded by the coding sequence ATGATCGTGTGTGCCCATCGCGGCGCTCCGGCGGAGCTGCCCGAGAACACGCTCGCTTCGTTCCGGCTGGCGGCCGCGCAGGGTGCGGACGAGCTGGAGCTGGACCTGCGGCTGTCCGCGGACGGCCGGCTCGTCGTCATGCACGACGCGACCGTGGACCGCACGACCTCGGGCACCGGCGAGGTCGCGGCGCTGACGCTGGAGGAGCTACGGGCCCTGGACGCCGGCGGTGAGCCGGTGCCGTCGTTCGAGGAGGTGCTGGACGGCACCGATGTGAAGCTGCAGGTGGAGATCAAGGCGCCGGCCGCGATCGAACCGCTCGTAGACCTGCTGGCGACGCGTCCGGACGACCTGGAGCGCATCTCGCCGTGCTGCTTCCACCAGGAGGTGGTGGCGGAGCTGGTCGCCCGGTTCCCGTCCGCGCCGGTGGGGCTGATCTCGTCCACCGGCTCCGCGGACCTGGTCGACCGGGCGCTCGAACTCGGCGCGTCGCGGGTGCTGTTCGGCTGGTCCGGCACCACGAAGGAGCTGGTGGCGGACGCGCAAAGTCGCGGACTGGAGGTCGGCGTCTGGCCGGTCAACACGGCCGAGCAGTTCCAGGACGCCGCCGCGCTGGGCGTCGACGGCTTCACCACCGATCACCCCGGTCTGATGGCGCAGCTGCTCTCCCCATGA
- a CDS encoding ABC transporter substrate-binding protein: protein MRHIPALIRSRETSRPGRRDFLRMAAAAGVAVPLIGACAGGVTDDSGSGDGESGGSEGGDLGQVDVSPPDQYAGRTNVAMWSAMGGVNGEALAALVEKFNQSQEDIYAEVQFQGPYHESAPKLTAAIRAGAVPDVMMLADTFWGRFLLNDALEPLNDYFDDEFNRDNYLEALYDEGLVGDELYWLSFGRSTPLFYYNRDVFAQLGLPDRGPGTWTELREWSAEIVQLTSQGQALKAHAFTGDDDWQFMAATWQFGGTLSEGLDVTIDQGGAVDAGSWHQSYIFSDGYGYLAQSAGTDFGTGVVATTITSTGGLRGIYEAAQFEVGTAFLPREVASGVPTGGMGFSLLKGASQERKDAAFQLLKFLGQPENAAEWTLATGYLPIVKASMDVPELAQTLAEDPNFNVAVEQLPEAKGSDAIRSYLPNGTSTIISGLQRIYSDGGEDVQAVFSEVAEQLRQGAEDIRPAYEEYFG from the coding sequence ATGCGACACATCCCGGCACTCATCCGCAGCCGCGAAACCTCCCGGCCCGGACGGCGTGACTTCCTCAGGATGGCCGCGGCCGCAGGCGTCGCCGTCCCGCTGATCGGCGCCTGCGCCGGCGGCGTGACCGACGACTCCGGTTCCGGCGACGGCGAGAGCGGCGGCAGCGAGGGCGGCGACCTCGGACAGGTCGACGTCAGCCCACCGGACCAGTACGCCGGACGAACCAACGTCGCCATGTGGAGCGCCATGGGCGGGGTCAACGGCGAAGCGCTCGCGGCACTGGTCGAGAAGTTCAACCAGTCGCAGGAGGACATCTACGCCGAGGTGCAGTTCCAGGGCCCGTACCACGAGTCGGCACCGAAGCTCACCGCGGCGATCCGCGCCGGTGCCGTGCCGGACGTCATGATGCTCGCCGACACCTTCTGGGGCCGGTTCCTGCTCAACGATGCTCTCGAACCGCTGAACGACTACTTCGACGACGAGTTCAACCGCGACAACTACCTCGAGGCGCTGTACGACGAAGGACTGGTCGGCGACGAGCTCTACTGGCTCTCCTTCGGCCGCAGCACGCCGCTGTTCTACTACAACCGCGACGTGTTCGCGCAGCTCGGCCTGCCGGACCGGGGTCCGGGGACGTGGACGGAGCTGCGCGAGTGGTCCGCCGAGATCGTCCAGCTCACGTCCCAGGGCCAGGCGCTCAAGGCGCACGCGTTCACCGGCGACGACGACTGGCAGTTCATGGCCGCGACGTGGCAGTTCGGCGGAACCCTCTCCGAGGGCCTGGACGTCACCATCGACCAGGGCGGCGCCGTCGACGCCGGCTCCTGGCACCAGAGCTACATCTTCTCCGACGGCTACGGATACCTGGCGCAGAGCGCCGGCACCGACTTCGGCACCGGTGTGGTGGCCACCACCATCACGTCCACCGGCGGGCTGCGCGGCATCTACGAGGCGGCGCAGTTCGAGGTGGGCACCGCGTTCCTGCCGCGCGAGGTCGCCAGCGGCGTGCCGACCGGCGGTATGGGATTCTCGCTGCTCAAGGGCGCCAGCCAGGAGCGCAAGGACGCCGCGTTCCAGCTGCTGAAGTTCCTCGGACAGCCGGAGAACGCCGCCGAGTGGACGCTGGCCACCGGCTACCTGCCCATAGTCAAGGCGTCCATGGACGTGCCGGAGCTGGCACAGACCCTGGCCGAGGACCCCAACTTCAACGTCGCCGTCGAACAGCTTCCCGAAGCGAAGGGCAGCGACGCGATCCGCTCCTACCTGCCCAACGGCACCAGCACCATCATCTCCGGCCTGCAGCGCATCTACAGCGACGGCGGCGAGGACGTCCAGGCCGTCTTCAGCGAGGTCGCCGAACAGCTGCGGCAGGGCGCGGAGGACATCAGGCCCGCCTACGAGGAGTACTTCGGATGA
- a CDS encoding nuclear transport factor 2 family protein: protein MPASRNTETVHRYLDGFRRTDHAQILSCLTDDIIWTVFGAFRLEGKAAYDAAIEGPGFAGDPELEVVRMVEEGDTVMAELIGRVPQQDGSVQRLSMAEVFVMRDGLICERRAWVIPLNEDEVR, encoded by the coding sequence ATGCCGGCATCCCGTAACACGGAGACCGTCCACCGCTACCTCGACGGGTTCCGTCGCACCGACCACGCTCAAATCCTCAGCTGCCTGACCGACGACATCATTTGGACGGTATTCGGCGCCTTCCGCCTCGAGGGCAAGGCCGCCTACGACGCCGCCATCGAGGGCCCGGGATTCGCCGGCGATCCGGAGCTGGAGGTCGTCCGCATGGTCGAGGAGGGCGACACCGTCATGGCCGAGCTGATCGGGCGGGTGCCGCAGCAGGACGGGTCGGTCCAGCGACTGTCCATGGCGGAGGTGTTCGTCATGCGCGACGGGCTCATCTGCGAGCGGCGTGCCTGGGTGATCCCGCTGAACGAGGACGAGGTCCGCTGA
- a CDS encoding protein phosphatase 2C domain-containing protein, which yields MAGYTRIATQAGHSERDNEDFAGVTEFTAVVVDGAGKPPGTATGCGHGVAWFSHTLGAAFIDRLSDPSSPMTQALADAIDHVAGRHGSSCDLAHPDTPSATVTAVRERDDHLEWLVLADSPLIIDLDGGQRVVYDDRLDRVHARHPGEPYGTYRNRDGGFWVASVDPRAADQALTGRVSRSQVRAVALLTDGASRPADRFGLLAWSELLEVVATHGPDELIRRVRSAEGCDPHGRRWPRTKAHDDATVVYRRYGARPPAQPVSGRAADQAT from the coding sequence GTGGCGGGGTACACGCGGATCGCGACGCAAGCGGGGCACTCGGAGCGGGACAACGAGGACTTCGCCGGCGTCACCGAGTTCACGGCGGTGGTGGTCGACGGGGCCGGGAAACCGCCGGGCACGGCGACGGGGTGCGGGCACGGTGTCGCCTGGTTCAGCCACACGCTCGGTGCGGCGTTCATCGACCGGCTCTCCGATCCGTCGTCACCCATGACGCAAGCCCTCGCGGACGCCATCGACCACGTCGCTGGGCGCCATGGGTCATCCTGCGACCTGGCGCATCCGGATACTCCGTCGGCGACGGTGACAGCGGTGCGGGAGCGCGACGACCACCTCGAATGGCTCGTGCTGGCGGACTCGCCGCTGATCATCGACCTGGACGGCGGCCAACGGGTCGTCTACGACGACCGGCTCGACCGCGTGCACGCCCGCCACCCCGGCGAGCCCTACGGCACGTATCGCAACCGCGACGGCGGCTTCTGGGTGGCCAGCGTCGACCCCCGGGCCGCCGACCAGGCACTCACCGGCCGAGTCTCTCGCTCGCAGGTCCGCGCCGTCGCGCTGTTGACCGATGGAGCGAGCCGGCCGGCCGACCGGTTCGGGCTGCTCGCGTGGTCCGAGTTGCTGGAGGTCGTGGCGACGCACGGGCCGGACGAACTCATCCGGCGGGTCCGCTCAGCCGAGGGCTGCGACCCCCACGGCCGGCGCTGGCCCCGTACGAAGGCCCACGACGACGCCACCGTCGTCTACCGCCGCTACGGCGCCCGGCCGCCCGCCCAGCCAGTGTCCGGCCGGGCCGCCGACCAGGCGACCTGA
- a CDS encoding sugar isomerase domain-containing protein: protein MIESEYATRAAGMVDRVLTTQLPAIQEAASLVAEAIAAGGILQAFGTGHSRIVTLELAGRAGGLAPVGMLAVKDLVMFGGEDPASILDPTYERESGLAGRIHALAEISPADMFLIVSNSGLNAAVVEMAQLVRERGHRLVAITSLAHTRSVHARHSTGPHLADLADVVIDNCATPGDADIEITPGVRVGAVSSFTGVLVAQVLTELTCRRLLAMGHDVPVFISANLAAGDAHNRTLHERYGGRVRPIEP from the coding sequence GTGATCGAGTCTGAGTACGCCACCCGCGCCGCCGGCATGGTGGACCGTGTTCTCACCACGCAGCTGCCTGCGATCCAGGAGGCCGCCTCGTTGGTGGCAGAGGCGATCGCCGCCGGCGGCATCCTGCAGGCGTTCGGCACCGGGCACTCGCGGATCGTCACGCTGGAGCTCGCCGGGCGCGCCGGCGGCCTGGCGCCCGTCGGTATGCTCGCCGTCAAGGACCTGGTGATGTTCGGAGGCGAGGATCCCGCCTCGATCCTCGACCCGACGTACGAGCGCGAGTCCGGCCTGGCCGGACGAATACACGCACTGGCCGAGATCAGCCCCGCCGACATGTTCCTCATCGTGTCGAACTCCGGGCTCAACGCCGCTGTCGTCGAAATGGCCCAACTCGTCCGCGAACGCGGCCACCGCCTTGTCGCCATCACGTCGCTCGCGCACACGCGATCCGTCCACGCGCGCCACAGCACTGGCCCCCACCTGGCCGACCTGGCCGACGTGGTGATCGACAACTGCGCGACGCCCGGAGACGCCGACATCGAGATCACGCCTGGCGTGCGCGTCGGCGCGGTGTCGTCGTTCACCGGAGTCCTCGTGGCCCAGGTACTCACCGAGCTGACCTGTCGCCGGCTACTCGCCATGGGGCACGACGTGCCCGTGTTCATCTCGGCAAATCTGGCGGCGGGCGACGCCCACAATCGCACCCTGCACGAGCGCTACGGCGGGCGGGTCCGGCCGATCGAGCCATAG
- a CDS encoding GNAT family N-acetyltransferase encodes MMSTTGTATPHVRIVQLGAGTLRALADGDLVTANLDSPVALTPYFAGPHWRSVWRMRSEQVVADPASAGWITGVVWDDDHGLAAGRAGFHGPPDDAGMVEVGYAIDPAHRRRGYARAALELMLDRAGQDPHVNTVRATVGPGNLASRNLVLQYGFVEVGEQWDDEDGIEIIYEVPAVAAP; translated from the coding sequence ATGATGAGCACAACGGGCACCGCCACACCGCACGTCCGCATCGTCCAGTTGGGCGCCGGGACATTGCGCGCACTGGCCGACGGCGACCTCGTCACGGCCAACCTCGACTCGCCGGTCGCATTGACGCCGTACTTCGCCGGGCCCCACTGGCGCAGCGTGTGGCGCATGCGCAGCGAGCAGGTGGTCGCCGACCCCGCCAGCGCCGGCTGGATCACCGGCGTGGTCTGGGACGACGACCACGGGCTCGCCGCCGGCCGGGCCGGCTTCCACGGCCCGCCGGACGACGCCGGAATGGTCGAGGTCGGGTACGCGATCGACCCGGCGCACCGGCGACGAGGCTATGCCCGGGCCGCGCTGGAGCTGATGCTCGACCGGGCCGGGCAGGACCCGCACGTGAACACCGTCCGGGCGACCGTCGGGCCGGGAAATCTCGCCTCGCGCAACCTGGTGCTGCAGTACGGCTTCGTCGAGGTCGGCGAGCAGTGGGACGACGAGGACGGGATCGAGATCATCTACGAGGTCCCAGCGGTCGCCGCCCCATGA